The proteins below come from a single Nocardioides eburneiflavus genomic window:
- a CDS encoding histidine phosphatase family protein codes for MRLLLMRHGQTHANVSGELDTAHPGLDLTDLGRAQAEAAAKAIAEHHLDAIYVSSRVRTHQTAAPTAEHRGLTPTVVDGLEEIAAGDFEMRSDHDAVAGYIGSVATWLEGDLTHRMPGAETGEEFLARYDAAVRTIAAAGHDAALVVSHGAALRTWVSTRMTPHPDAPSVHQPLHNTALIVLDGHPDAGWEMVSWQGHPVGGELLEDPTAEDPTGDLDSDDDGEIG; via the coding sequence TTGCGACTGCTGCTCATGCGCCACGGCCAGACCCACGCCAACGTGTCCGGCGAGCTCGACACCGCCCACCCCGGCCTCGACCTGACCGACCTCGGACGCGCCCAGGCCGAGGCAGCCGCCAAGGCCATCGCCGAGCACCACCTCGACGCGATCTACGTCTCCAGCCGGGTGCGCACCCACCAGACGGCCGCCCCGACCGCCGAGCACCGCGGCCTCACCCCGACCGTGGTCGACGGGCTCGAGGAGATCGCGGCCGGCGACTTCGAGATGCGCAGCGACCACGACGCGGTCGCGGGCTACATCGGCTCGGTGGCGACGTGGCTCGAGGGCGATCTCACCCACCGGATGCCCGGCGCCGAGACCGGCGAGGAGTTCCTCGCCCGCTACGACGCCGCCGTCCGTACGATCGCCGCGGCCGGTCACGACGCCGCACTCGTCGTCTCGCACGGCGCCGCGCTGCGTACGTGGGTCTCCACCCGGATGACGCCACACCCGGACGCACCGTCCGTCCACCAGCCGCTCCACAACACCGCGCTCATCGTGCTCGACGGCCACCCGGATGCCGGCTGGGAGATGGTGTCGTGGCAGGGCCACCCGGTCGGCGGCGAGCTCCTGGAGGACCCGACCGCCGAGGACCCGACCGGCGACCTGGACTCCGACGACGACGGCGAGATCGGCTGA